The DNA sequence GTGATGGAGAGTTTGTCGTGATGTATGCCCCCAGCCTGTTGGATCCGGCTGCGGACGAGCTTCGGCTCGGGGATGTGTGCGGTCGCGGTGCCACCGAGGTGGCTCGTGAGGCGCGGACGTTGCTGGGTGAGCGGTTCAGTTCGGTGACGTTCATGTACGTGCTGATGCGTGCGTTCGAGGTGGAGTACACGGCGGCGTGTGACGCGTCGCGGTGGCATGAGTTCCACGGTGGGCCGCGGGCGCTGTCGGACGCTGACCTGGAGAAGCTGCTGGCTCCGTGGCTTGATCGCTGACCTCTGGTCAGCTGATTCGGTAGAGGCGTCCGCCCTGGGCGGCGAGCACTGTGAGAGCTCCGTTCGTGGCGCCCGCAGTTGCTTGCCAGGCTGTCGCGCCGGCTGAGGCTGTTGTGGCTTGCCCAGCGGTGAGGGGCAGGCCAGTGATGCCTCCGCCGGTAACCGTGCCGGTCTCGTCGGCGACGAGGATGCAGTCCGGCTGCGTTCCGTTGATGACGGCCCAACCGGTGCTGATGGTCCCGGCGCCGGTGGCTGGAGTGTCGAGTGCCCCGTGGGCGGTGCCGGGGCCGTTGGCAGTCAGCGGTTGTGCGGTCGTGAGATCGAGGTGGCTGCCGAGTTCGGGCCCGTGGCAGCCGAGGGTGAAGGCATCGGTGAACGGATACGCTCGCAGCGCTCGGGCTGCGGGCACTGCGCCGCGCTGGATGTGGAGTGCGTCCAGCGCCGCCGGGGCGTCGACGCGGAGGGCGACCGCGGCAAGATTGAGCGGAGCGTAGCTGCGGCGGACCTGGTCGGCTTTGCCGCCGCCGATCGCGTGCGTGACCAGGGACAGCGCGACGACACCGACCGCGAGATAGCGTCGTGACCACTGTGGACGGTGCACAGTGGTCAGCACGACCAGGGCGATAGTGGCCAGCGCGGCGACGAGGACGTAGCGGCTGATGAGTCCGACGTTGCCGCCGGGGACGTTGGTGGTGGTCCGTCCCAGTGCGAGCATCAGCGCCAGGGCGAACGCGTAGAGCGTCAAGCCGAGCCAGCCCGCGTCGTCGTCCACCGTCCTCTGACGGCGGTTGGTGAGCGTTCGGCTGAACAGCAAGGTAAGCAGGGCTATCGTGAGTCCGCCGGCGATCACCGCGACGACGGCGACGTCGACCGACCACAATCCACCGACGGCTGCGGTGATGACCGACAGACGCCCGTCCGGGTCGAAAGCGTCGGTCGCACCCGACTGGGTTCCCGCGGGTTTGGTCAGCCACCACGCGCCGATG is a window from the Amycolatopsis sp. NBC_00355 genome containing:
- a CDS encoding DUF2079 domain-containing protein, giving the protein MTQPALADAPSPDVTAPIPRITAPVRSRASWRPRVVAWWLFAAVPVGLALLAAVRAPRMHVLLDYWHVFAKITDDNGNLLLGQVFTYHLDQPFVVPSLLFYVDAAWFGGDNRVLTVLTIALLAVVVLSLRSMLPRQLSPTARGALTAAMTWLLFSSHATELWLQSTNGISWVPAITFCAIAIACAHRGSLALASGAAVLGCLSFGAALPIWFVIAFILWLRKESRLRVVIPAAVGIVIIGAWWLTKPAGTQSGATDAFDPDGRLSVITAAVGGLWSVDVAVVAVIAGGLTIALLTLLFSRTLTNRRQRTVDDDAGWLGLTLYAFALALMLALGRTTTNVPGGNVGLISRYVLVAALATIALVVLTTVHRPQWSRRYLAVGVVALSLVTHAIGGGKADQVRRSYAPLNLAAVALRVDAPAALDALHIQRGAVPAARALRAYPFTDAFTLGCHGPELGSHLDLTTAQPLTANGPGTAHGALDTPATGAGTISTGWAVINGTQPDCILVADETGTVTGGGITGLPLTAGQATTASAGATAWQATAGATNGALTVLAAQGGRLYRIS